One window from the genome of Pyrobaculum ferrireducens encodes:
- the purL gene encoding phosphoribosylformylglycinamidine synthase subunit PurL, which translates to MALSPHELEAIRRGLGREPTEAELALFRSHWSEHCSYKSTRMWLKRLPSKAPWVVRGPGTDAPLVEVAEGLYVAFKIESHNHPSAVDPYNGAATGVGGIIRDILTVGAKPIGLLVNLHFGPLDHPHARWIAANVVKGISDYGNRVGVPVVGGETWFDPDFTYTPIVLATCVGVVERGGVPPGGVAAGDLIVVAGLGADKSGLGGSAFASKTLSGESEEDLGAVQVADPLMGKKLIDLVQEARRCVKYIKDLGGGGLATALAELAEWFGLGVEADLDKIHMWDREVGPVEVLTGETQERLVFVMSPGQYKCFKELAERYEVPHSVIGRFAEGGELLLRWRGEPVAKIPTWLAAKAPETAWPQRSYDPPSLPQIPEPPLAKAVDAVLSSPNIASKEAIYTRFDFDVGVRTAVKPGEGDAAVLKIYERGSLGLVVKGDANPRYAYLSPRLGAANSFVKAYRNVAVVGGVAKAAVDSINVGSPQRPEVYWQFVEAVEGLREAAEGLGVPIVGGKVSLYNEYEGRPIKPVVAVVVLGVLEDVGLANKAEWRDGDGIYIWGVTKGEVGGSEYLYRVHGLVAGTPPSIDYTTEKELAEVVRKWLGRLSGAKDVGVGGLAAALAKMAVNSGVGADVDVCKAPAETSRLDFLLFSESNGRFVAAGEEGPGVRIGAAGGDRLVLRCGSSKIYERGVEELARIMKLEL; encoded by the coding sequence AGGCGCCGTGGGTGGTGAGGGGGCCTGGCACAGACGCGCCGCTTGTGGAGGTCGCCGAGGGGCTCTACGTCGCGTTTAAGATAGAGTCCCACAACCACCCAAGCGCCGTCGACCCCTACAACGGCGCCGCCACGGGCGTAGGCGGCATAATAAGGGACATCTTGACTGTGGGGGCTAAGCCAATCGGGCTGTTGGTTAACCTCCACTTCGGCCCCCTCGACCACCCCCACGCCAGGTGGATAGCCGCTAATGTAGTCAAGGGGATTTCGGACTATGGCAACAGGGTGGGAGTCCCCGTGGTCGGGGGGGAGACGTGGTTCGACCCCGACTTCACCTACACCCCCATTGTCCTTGCCACGTGTGTAGGCGTGGTGGAAAGGGGAGGGGTCCCCCCGGGCGGTGTGGCCGCGGGGGACTTAATCGTAGTGGCGGGGCTTGGGGCCGACAAAAGCGGCCTTGGAGGCTCGGCCTTCGCCAGCAAGACGCTCAGCGGCGAGTCTGAGGAGGACCTCGGCGCGGTGCAGGTTGCCGACCCGCTGATGGGGAAGAAGCTGATCGACCTTGTCCAGGAGGCGCGGCGGTGCGTTAAGTACATTAAGGACCTCGGCGGGGGAGGCCTAGCCACGGCACTCGCCGAGCTGGCGGAGTGGTTTGGCTTGGGGGTGGAGGCGGACCTCGACAAAATACATATGTGGGACCGGGAGGTGGGGCCAGTGGAGGTGCTCACAGGCGAGACCCAGGAGAGGCTTGTCTTCGTCATGTCACCCGGGCAGTACAAATGCTTCAAGGAGCTGGCCGAGAGGTACGAGGTGCCCCACTCAGTCATAGGCCGCTTCGCCGAGGGCGGAGAGCTACTGCTGAGGTGGAGGGGGGAGCCCGTGGCAAAGATCCCCACGTGGCTGGCGGCCAAGGCTCCTGAGACCGCCTGGCCGCAGAGGAGCTACGACCCGCCCTCCCTGCCCCAAATCCCGGAGCCCCCCTTGGCCAAGGCCGTCGACGCCGTGCTGTCGTCGCCCAACATAGCCTCTAAGGAGGCTATATACACCAGGTTCGACTTCGACGTAGGGGTGAGGACCGCCGTGAAGCCGGGAGAGGGGGACGCCGCAGTTTTGAAGATATACGAGAGGGGGTCGCTTGGGCTTGTGGTAAAGGGCGACGCCAACCCCCGCTACGCCTACCTCTCCCCCCGCCTTGGCGCCGCCAATTCCTTCGTAAAGGCGTATAGAAACGTAGCAGTGGTGGGCGGCGTGGCCAAGGCGGCTGTGGACTCCATAAACGTGGGGAGCCCCCAGAGGCCCGAGGTCTACTGGCAGTTTGTAGAGGCTGTGGAGGGGCTGAGGGAGGCGGCGGAGGGCCTCGGCGTTCCGATAGTGGGGGGCAAGGTAAGCCTCTACAACGAGTACGAGGGGAGGCCCATAAAGCCTGTGGTGGCAGTCGTCGTGCTGGGGGTGCTGGAGGACGTGGGGCTGGCCAACAAGGCCGAGTGGCGGGACGGCGACGGGATCTACATTTGGGGAGTCACAAAGGGCGAGGTGGGGGGTAGCGAATATTTGTACAGAGTCCACGGCCTCGTGGCGGGGACGCCCCCGTCTATTGACTACACCACTGAGAAGGAACTGGCTGAGGTAGTCAGGAAGTGGCTCGGCCGCCTCTCGGGAGCCAAGGACGTCGGCGTGGGGGGCCTGGCGGCGGCCTTGGCTAAGATGGCTGTGAACAGCGGCGTGGGGGCCGATGTAGACGTCTGCAAAGCCCCGGCAGAGACGTCCCGACTAGACTTCCTCCTATTCAGCGAGTCCAATGGGCGGTTCGTCGCCGCGGGGGAGGAGGGCCCCGGCGTGAGGATCGGCGCCGCCGGCGGCGACAGGCTCGTGCTTAGATGCGGCTCCTCGAAGATATACGAGAGGGGGGTGGAGGAGCTTGCCCGCATCATGAAGCTGGAACTGTGA
- a CDS encoding amidophosphoribosyltransferase: protein MCGIGGAWGEGAGGVVRRMAPWLMHRGHEGVGYAYQRGGGVAIGEPPDDTEAALVHTRYSTSGPYGAQLQPVVAKYRDLELALVFNGTVVNYKRLGVEAPAFDGEALAKALAREMWERGVEEGVVSLYSRIVGAVSLIALTPWGILAVRDPRGIRPLAYRHYHGGVAFASEDVAMGGGEEVPPGLAILYGKRLVMWKIPPGEGRLCALEYVYFAHHASTLGGMLVQDVRRALGEALAEGEDAAIDVVTYVPETARTAASAYAAKLGLPLVEAVVKSRYAGRIFITPPHARNPPDAFRVVEELVAGRSVAVVDDSLIRGTNIKTIVRLLRDAGARAVHVRIASPPVRWPCFFGMDFQTRRELAAYGRDVEGVRAYIGADTLRYLPIEAFRRVLGPACYACFTGEYPVEIDVQAAEAEAARG, encoded by the coding sequence ATGTGCGGGATAGGCGGGGCCTGGGGGGAGGGGGCGGGGGGCGTGGTGCGGAGGATGGCGCCGTGGCTGATGCACAGGGGCCACGAGGGGGTTGGCTACGCGTATCAAAGGGGCGGGGGCGTGGCGATTGGGGAGCCCCCCGACGACACCGAGGCCGCCCTGGTCCACACAAGGTACAGCACCTCGGGGCCCTACGGCGCCCAGCTCCAGCCAGTTGTGGCAAAGTACAGAGACTTAGAGCTGGCCCTCGTCTTCAACGGCACGGTGGTTAACTACAAGAGGCTGGGGGTGGAGGCCCCCGCCTTCGACGGCGAGGCGCTGGCAAAGGCTCTGGCTAGAGAGATGTGGGAGAGGGGCGTGGAGGAGGGGGTTGTCAGTCTGTACTCCCGGATTGTGGGCGCCGTGTCGCTCATCGCCCTTACGCCCTGGGGCATCCTCGCGGTGCGCGACCCCCGGGGGATTAGGCCCCTCGCCTACAGACACTACCACGGCGGGGTGGCCTTCGCGTCCGAGGACGTGGCCATGGGCGGCGGGGAGGAGGTTCCGCCTGGGCTAGCCATCCTCTACGGAAAGAGGCTTGTCATGTGGAAAATACCGCCGGGAGAGGGCAGGCTGTGCGCTCTTGAGTACGTCTACTTCGCCCACCACGCCTCGACGCTGGGCGGGATGCTTGTCCAGGACGTGAGGCGGGCCCTCGGCGAGGCCCTGGCGGAGGGGGAGGACGCGGCTATAGACGTGGTGACCTATGTGCCCGAGACCGCGAGGACCGCCGCCTCGGCATACGCCGCGAAGCTGGGGCTTCCGCTGGTGGAGGCCGTAGTTAAGAGTAGATACGCCGGCCGCATCTTCATCACTCCGCCGCACGCCAGAAATCCGCCAGACGCCTTTAGAGTTGTGGAGGAGCTGGTGGCGGGTAGGTCGGTGGCGGTTGTAGACGACTCCCTCATCCGGGGCACCAACATAAAGACAATAGTGAGGCTACTCCGGGACGCCGGCGCCAGGGCTGTGCACGTCAGGATCGCCTCGCCGCCGGTTAGATGGCCGTGTTTCTTCGGCATGGATTTCCAGACGAGGAGAGAACTCGCAGCCTACGGAAGAGACGTAGAGGGTGTGAGGGCCTACATAGGCGCCGACACCCTCCGCTACCTGCCCATAGAGGCGTTCAGGAGGGTGCTGGGCCCCGCCTGCTACGCCTGCTTCACAGGGGAGTACCCAGTGGAGATTGACGTTCAAGCCGCCGAGGCGGAGGCGGCGAGGGGGTAA
- a CDS encoding 5-(carboxyamino)imidazole ribonucleotide synthase, producing the protein MRLLVLGGGQLALMMCWEASRLPIDFVVYDPDSSAPAFRCGRRAVDPFAAVEEADVVTFEFENVDVEVARYAERLGKLKPPLGYLLVKKSRLEERAFFDSLKIPTVPWRRARGWEEAVRIAEGMGRAVVKIPAGGYDGKGQFIYPREAAGFRGYGGDLLVEEYVDIRREFSLVAVRGEDGDVYFYPPAENFYVDGILVWNYAPTKAPEEAYEYVHRLVERWRYVGTVAVEFFEARDGRILVNEIAPRVHNTGHWTLETDASQFENHLRAVFGMRIRRPRLPPAVAMVNILGLSFERLPLGELEALGRVYWYFKAEARPRRKMGHVNIVAGSVEEAAAKARRVLSLIYGREFPKLVMRPRGG; encoded by the coding sequence ATGCGGTTGCTGGTGCTGGGGGGTGGGCAGTTGGCGTTGATGATGTGTTGGGAGGCGTCTAGATTGCCTATAGACTTCGTGGTCTACGACCCGGATTCCTCCGCTCCCGCTTTTAGATGTGGGAGGAGGGCCGTCGACCCCTTTGCCGCGGTTGAGGAGGCGGACGTGGTCACTTTCGAGTTTGAGAATGTGGATGTGGAGGTGGCGCGGTACGCCGAGAGGCTCGGCAAGCTGAAGCCGCCGCTGGGGTACCTCTTGGTGAAGAAGAGCCGCCTCGAGGAGAGGGCTTTCTTCGACTCTCTTAAAATCCCCACGGTGCCTTGGCGGAGGGCCCGGGGGTGGGAGGAGGCGGTGAGAATCGCGGAAGGCATGGGGAGGGCTGTGGTGAAGATCCCTGCGGGAGGGTACGACGGGAAGGGGCAGTTTATCTACCCGAGGGAGGCGGCTGGGTTTAGGGGCTACGGGGGGGACCTGCTTGTCGAGGAGTACGTGGATATTAGGAGGGAGTTCTCCCTGGTGGCGGTTAGGGGGGAGGACGGCGACGTCTACTTCTACCCCCCCGCCGAGAATTTCTATGTGGATGGGATACTGGTGTGGAACTACGCCCCCACCAAGGCGCCGGAGGAGGCCTACGAATACGTCCACAGGTTGGTGGAGAGGTGGCGCTACGTGGGGACTGTGGCGGTGGAGTTTTTCGAGGCGAGGGATGGTAGAATACTCGTAAACGAGATAGCGCCTAGGGTGCACAACACAGGCCACTGGACGCTGGAGACAGACGCGAGCCAGTTTGAAAACCACCTACGCGCCGTGTTTGGGATGCGCATCAGAAGGCCGCGCCTCCCGCCCGCGGTGGCTATGGTGAACATCTTGGGTCTGTCTTTTGAGAGGCTTCCGCTGGGGGAGCTCGAGGCGCTTGGGAGGGTGTACTGGTACTTCAAGGCCGAGGCGAGGCCTAGGCGGAAGATGGGCCACGTAAACATAGTGGCTGGGAGCGTGGAGGAGGCGGCGGCGAAGGCGCGGCGGGTTCTCTCGCTGATTTACGGAAGGGAATTTCCGAAGCTTGTTATGAGGCCTAGAGGCGGCTGA
- a CDS encoding HEPN domain-containing protein: MERWLVKAGRYRRYAQRSLAAGEYDLACFLAQQAGEFLLMALLIREAGAGPLTHSLYEMAKRLAQMKSAHVPEDVARCAKSLEEHYIQARYPDARLGPYEEWEAEECLRCLDLLWKWTDGLR; the protein is encoded by the coding sequence GTGGAGCGCTGGCTTGTGAAGGCGGGGCGCTACAGGCGGTACGCCCAGAGGAGCCTCGCCGCCGGAGAATACGACCTTGCGTGCTTCCTAGCGCAACAAGCCGGCGAATTCCTCCTAATGGCCCTCCTCATTAGGGAGGCGGGGGCGGGGCCCCTCACCCACAGCCTGTACGAAATGGCGAAGAGGCTCGCCCAGATGAAGTCGGCCCATGTGCCGGAGGACGTGGCGCGGTGCGCCAAGTCGCTGGAGGAGCACTACATACAAGCCAGGTACCCAGACGCGAGGCTCGGCCCATATGAGGAGTGGGAGGCCGAGGAGTGCCTCAGGTGCCTCGACTTGTTGTGGAAATGGACAGATGGATTAAGGTAG